One genomic region from Sphingomicrobium aestuariivivum encodes:
- a CDS encoding helix-turn-helix domain-containing protein, with translation MAGGIGLTLSRATVAPDDLPEHGHEEAHCVLAIDGGYQSRAMRDDPAAAGFAVYNPPGTIHRDRFFETGGRFLALDLPLELIDRGGDPGVLDRAGGAARLMAMVGPALEWEADAPLQVEAQALELVASIETRHDATRRPAWFDRAHRALEAAAEMPGGDVRQAAHDCAVHPVHFARVWRRETGEAPARSLTLFRVRRAMALLGKDRSLGEIAHECGFSDQAHLTRSLRRFTGTTPRRLQRQFS, from the coding sequence ATGGCCGGCGGGATCGGCCTGACCCTGAGCCGGGCCACCGTGGCCCCCGACGATCTTCCCGAGCATGGCCATGAGGAAGCGCATTGCGTCCTCGCCATCGATGGCGGCTACCAGAGCCGCGCCATGCGCGATGACCCCGCCGCCGCGGGTTTTGCCGTCTACAACCCTCCCGGCACGATCCACCGCGACCGGTTCTTCGAGACGGGCGGACGCTTTCTCGCGCTCGACCTGCCGCTGGAGTTGATCGACAGAGGGGGAGACCCCGGGGTGCTCGACAGGGCAGGCGGGGCTGCGCGATTGATGGCCATGGTGGGACCCGCGCTCGAGTGGGAGGCCGATGCGCCCTTGCAGGTCGAAGCGCAAGCGCTCGAACTGGTGGCATCGATCGAGACCCGCCATGACGCCACCCGCCGCCCCGCATGGTTCGATCGCGCCCACCGCGCGCTGGAGGCGGCCGCCGAGATGCCCGGCGGTGACGTCCGGCAGGCGGCGCATGACTGCGCCGTCCACCCGGTGCACTTCGCCCGTGTCTGGCGGCGCGAAACGGGCGAGGCTCCGGCTCGCAGCCTCACGCTCTTTCGTGTTCGCCGGGCGATGGCCCTCCTGGGGAAGGATCGCTCGCTCGGCGAGATCGCGCATGAGTGCGGCTTCTCCGACCAGGCGCACCTGACACGTTCGCTGCGTCGCTTTACCGGCACCACCCCGCGCCGGTTGCAACGCCAATTTTCCTGA
- a CDS encoding serine hydrolase domain-containing protein translates to MTNPFFAAAVAATLTLGAPAAAQDFAAVDTAIEAGDFEQITSLIVWQNGKLLHEAYYDGDAETRRNTRSVTKTVTAMLVGAAIAEGHLSGVEQPLFPFFADRGPGRHPDPRKDAAPIEDFLTMSSLLECNDENPYSRGNEEKMYLLEDWVGFMLDLPVRGFPAWEAKPEDRPYGRAFSYCTAGVSLMGAMLERATGEGLPAFARRTLHEPLGIAEPEWQFAPLGFAQGGGGAGYRSRDLLQLGRLLLGKGEVDGRRILPADYVEAMVTPKAQVMPGFDYGYLTWLPTLEIEGEQVATYAMNGSGGNRVLVVPDREAVIVVTTTNFNTRQPHAITDRLLSEQLLPRLR, encoded by the coding sequence ATGACCAACCCGTTTTTCGCCGCAGCCGTTGCTGCCACGCTCACCCTCGGTGCCCCTGCCGCCGCCCAGGACTTTGCAGCGGTCGATACCGCTATCGAAGCGGGCGACTTCGAACAGATCACCAGCCTCATCGTCTGGCAAAACGGCAAGCTGCTGCACGAAGCCTATTATGACGGCGATGCCGAGACCCGTCGCAACACGCGCTCGGTGACCAAGACCGTGACGGCGATGCTGGTCGGCGCGGCCATCGCGGAGGGACATCTGTCGGGGGTCGAGCAGCCGCTCTTTCCCTTCTTCGCCGACCGCGGCCCCGGCCGCCATCCCGATCCGCGCAAGGATGCCGCACCGATCGAGGATTTCCTCACCATGTCGAGCCTGCTCGAGTGCAATGACGAGAACCCCTATTCGCGCGGCAATGAGGAGAAGATGTATCTCCTCGAGGATTGGGTCGGCTTCATGCTCGACCTGCCGGTGCGCGGTTTCCCGGCGTGGGAGGCCAAGCCCGAGGATCGCCCCTATGGCCGCGCCTTTTCCTATTGCACGGCGGGGGTCAGCCTGATGGGGGCGATGCTCGAGCGCGCGACCGGCGAGGGGCTGCCCGCTTTTGCCCGCCGCACACTGCACGAGCCGCTCGGCATTGCCGAGCCCGAATGGCAGTTCGCCCCGCTCGGTTTCGCGCAAGGGGGCGGCGGGGCCGGCTATCGCAGCCGCGACCTGTTGCAACTGGGGCGGCTCCTGCTTGGCAAGGGCGAGGTCGATGGCCGGCGTATCCTTCCCGCCGACTATGTCGAGGCGATGGTAACGCCAAAGGCGCAGGTCATGCCGGGCTTCGACTATGGCTATCTGACCTGGCTCCCCACCCTCGAGATCGAGGGCGAGCAGGTGGCGACCTATGCCATGAACGGTTCGGGCGGAAACCGCGTGCTGGTGGTGCCCGATCGCGAAGCGGTCATCGTCGTGACGACTACCAACTTCAACACGCGCCAGCCGCACGCCATCACCGACCGGCTGTTGTCCGAGCAATTGCTGCCGCGGCTCCGATAG
- the murA gene encoding UDP-N-acetylglucosamine 1-carboxyvinyltransferase, whose product MDSIWIEGGKRLEGKIPISGAKNAVLTLIPCALLTEEKLTLSNLPRLADVDSFSHLMNELGVGTAFAGKKGGRTNRAITLDASHIDSTVAPYELVRKMRASILVLGPMLARMGESTVSLPGGCAIGDRPIELHLRALEAMGAEIELAEGYVKAIAPGGKLPGGEYTFPVVSVGATENAVMAATLCTGTTHLLNAAREPEIVDLCNCLVAMGAKIDGIGTSHLSITGVEALHGADYAVMPDRIEAGSYACAAGITGGSIELVGARASDMLATTNALAAAGLLTEFTDEGIKVSATGKLRPLAISTAPYPGFATDMQAQFMAMMTLADGDSYMEETIFENRYMHVPELRRMGAEIETRGRSAIVRGVEGLTGAKVMATDLRASMSLVLAGLAAKGETEVLRVYHLDRGYERLEEKLAGVGATIERRSGG is encoded by the coding sequence ATGGACTCTATCTGGATCGAAGGCGGCAAGCGGCTCGAGGGGAAGATCCCCATTTCGGGCGCGAAGAACGCCGTGCTCACCCTCATCCCCTGCGCGCTCCTCACCGAGGAGAAGCTGACGCTGTCGAACCTGCCGCGCCTCGCGGACGTCGACAGCTTCTCGCATCTCATGAACGAGCTGGGTGTTGGCACGGCATTTGCCGGCAAGAAGGGTGGCCGGACCAACCGCGCCATCACGCTTGATGCCAGCCATATCGATTCGACGGTCGCGCCCTACGAGTTGGTTCGCAAGATGCGCGCCTCGATCCTCGTCCTCGGGCCGATGCTGGCGCGGATGGGCGAGAGCACCGTGTCGCTGCCGGGCGGCTGCGCCATCGGTGACCGCCCGATCGAACTGCACTTGCGTGCGCTCGAGGCCATGGGTGCCGAGATCGAACTGGCAGAGGGCTATGTGAAGGCGATCGCGCCGGGCGGCAAGCTGCCGGGCGGCGAATATACCTTCCCCGTCGTCTCGGTCGGCGCGACCGAGAATGCGGTCATGGCGGCGACCTTGTGCACCGGCACCACCCACCTTTTGAACGCCGCGCGCGAGCCCGAGATCGTCGACCTGTGCAACTGCCTCGTCGCGATGGGCGCGAAGATCGATGGCATCGGCACCTCGCACCTCAGCATCACCGGCGTCGAGGCGCTACACGGCGCCGACTATGCCGTCATGCCCGACCGTATCGAGGCGGGCAGCTATGCCTGCGCGGCGGGCATCACCGGCGGCTCGATCGAGCTGGTCGGCGCGCGTGCGTCCGACATGCTGGCGACGACCAATGCGCTGGCGGCCGCGGGCCTGCTCACCGAATTCACCGACGAGGGCATCAAGGTGTCGGCCACCGGCAAGCTCCGCCCCCTCGCCATCTCGACCGCGCCCTATCCGGGGTTTGCGACCGACATGCAGGCGCAGTTCATGGCGATGATGACGCTGGCCGACGGCGACAGCTACATGGAAGAGACGATCTTCGAGAACCGGTACATGCACGTCCCCGAACTCAGGCGCATGGGCGCGGAGATCGAGACGCGCGGGCGCAGCGCCATCGTGCGCGGCGTCGAGGGGCTGACGGGGGCCAAGGTGATGGCGACCGACCTTCGCGCCTCGATGAGCCTCGTGCTCGCGGGGCTTGCGGCCAAGGGCGAGACCGAAGTGCTTCGCGTCTACCACCTCGACCGCGGCTACGAGCGGCTCGAGGAGAAGCTGGCGGGCGTCGGCGCGACGATCGAGCGACGCTCGGGCGGCTAG
- a CDS encoding DUF445 domain-containing protein, translated as MKRLATGLLVLMAVLYFTSRQLEPAYPWLEWVEAFAEAAMVGALADWFAVTALFRHPLGLPIPHTAIIPKNKDRIGTALSRFIRENFLTPQVIARRMRRTDVAGAIGRFLSRPSGGETRMRSGASRLIADAFEGLDDERLGGIAKDALKARLKRMNISPVIGRALAVAINEDRHLPAMEKAIAYLANALDDNEHMIRDMVYKRTSWLLRLATVDERIADQLVEGLRKLFRDMEADPGHPVRVKIEHQLADLANNLQTDPDLMAKVEEWKVRAIENSSVALWLDDLWQRFRTGIVKGAHDPDNAMAGQLGEVLQSIGSSLENDIRLKTAINRFTRRTAVGMAASYGDNIVTLVSDTIRSWDTTTVTERLEGAVGRDLQYIRINGTLVGGLVGTGLHALGKFGI; from the coding sequence ATGAAGCGGCTCGCCACGGGCCTCCTGGTCCTGATGGCGGTGCTCTACTTCACCTCGCGCCAATTGGAGCCCGCCTATCCGTGGCTCGAATGGGTCGAGGCCTTTGCCGAGGCCGCGATGGTCGGCGCGCTCGCCGACTGGTTCGCCGTCACCGCGCTGTTCCGCCACCCGCTCGGCCTGCCGATCCCGCACACCGCGATCATCCCCAAGAACAAGGATCGCATCGGTACCGCGCTCAGCCGCTTCATCCGCGAGAATTTCCTCACCCCGCAGGTCATCGCGCGGCGCATGCGCCGGACCGACGTCGCGGGCGCCATTGGCCGCTTCCTCTCGCGCCCCTCGGGCGGCGAGACGCGGATGCGCAGCGGCGCCAGCCGGCTCATCGCCGATGCCTTCGAGGGCCTCGACGACGAACGCCTCGGCGGCATCGCCAAGGATGCGCTGAAGGCGCGTTTGAAGCGCATGAACATCTCGCCCGTGATCGGCCGCGCGCTCGCCGTCGCGATCAACGAGGACCGCCATTTGCCCGCGATGGAGAAAGCCATCGCCTATCTCGCCAATGCGCTCGACGACAACGAGCATATGATCCGCGACATGGTCTACAAGCGCACCAGCTGGCTGCTCCGGTTGGCCACGGTCGACGAGCGCATCGCCGACCAGCTCGTCGAGGGGCTACGCAAGCTCTTCCGCGACATGGAGGCCGACCCCGGCCATCCCGTTCGGGTCAAGATCGAACACCAGCTCGCCGACCTCGCCAACAATCTCCAGACCGACCCCGATCTCATGGCCAAGGTCGAGGAATGGAAGGTACGCGCGATCGAAAATTCATCGGTCGCCCTGTGGCTCGACGACCTGTGGCAGCGCTTCCGCACGGGGATCGTGAAGGGCGCCCACGATCCCGACAATGCGATGGCGGGCCAGCTCGGCGAGGTCCTCCAGTCGATCGGCTCGAGCCTCGAGAACGACATCCGCCTCAAGACCGCCATCAACCGCTTCACCCGCCGCACCGCGGTCGGCATGGCGGCCAGCTATGGCGACAATATCGTCACGCTGGTCTCCGACACGATCCGCTCGTGGGACACGACCACGGTGACCGAGCGCCTCGAGGGCGCGGTCGGGCGCGATCTCCAATATATCCGCATCAACGGCACGCTGGTCGGCGGCCTCGTCGGCACCGGCCTCCACGCGCTGGGCAAGTTCGGGATCTAG
- a CDS encoding efflux RND transporter permease subunit — protein sequence MNFRRISEWSIRNPVPPIVLFTVLLLAGVISFLRMEVTNNPDIDFPAANVTIILPSAAPEEIENQITQRVEAAVRGIEGVDEINSSVNEGSSNTFVQFEIGTDTDRAVNDVRDAISQVRGSLPQGILEPRVSRVDISGDSLSFIAARTTDMTLEELSWYIDNDVNRQLLGVEGIAEVERYGGVDREIRVILDPRALQAQGLTAATVNNQLRQLNINAAGGRTEIAGSQQSVRVLGNAETAAQLGETQIATGGGRTVRLRDIATVRDASSEQTSYARMNGEEVVVFNFSRAKGASDVTAYDMGWEVLAEIEENDPRIDFIEISNNVEYTKTQYKSSMQALIEGALLAVLVVFLFLRDLRATIIAAVAIPLSAIPAFFFMDLMSINLNFLSLLALALVAGVLVDDAIVEIENIVRHMRMGKSAWRASIDAADEIGLAVLATTATIVAVFLPVALMPGISGQFFKNFGYTVVLAVIMSLLVARMITPLMAAYFLKAGGEQEHANGRFMQAYMKVLRWTISSEKMREIRAGLVEPRPVMAAKVVPAVLAFGLATMSVMGQASQAPEGQAPGAFMAIISGTVQFFGIVAILSLLTIFIGWIWGKLRGFENSAFAARSQYRLRRIGARLRDHRMAAVAGGVATILLTVVLFAQLPMQFSPQEDRDTSSINVALPPGATIEQTAAITERVAATVEDHPQVENVFQRIFTTRAYINVVWKNDRPAESFVYEREISPELAKIPDARVNFQSQGGGGPGGSGQAITFYLGSSDPELLEKAAYDIAEEMSQHPQLVGPRVVGDDIRPEIQITPRFDLAADLGVTTASLSQTIRIATIGEVEQNSAKFSLSDRQIPVSVSLSEQERENIDTLLNLPVPTSNGGSVPLKSVADISFGAGPTSIQRTDQQRRIAVGTDFSPDLQQGEAWAIVNGLESVQNLPRGVQRLELGEQKWQQELLFNFVVAVAAGVMLVFAVLVLLYRRFLAPFVNMGSLLLAPLGAAVALNLAGMQISLPVFIGLLMLLGIVAKNSILLVDFALEMMNHGMEKDEAIAEAGHKRAQPIVMTTVAMVAGMIPIALSLHGDGSWRAPMGASVIGGLIFSTALTLLLVPAYYSLAIDMEKKLARKFGGFVNSKDEAKQLPYGGERPLPPGSDGPALPAAE from the coding sequence GTGAACTTTCGCCGCATTTCCGAATGGAGCATCCGCAACCCGGTGCCGCCGATCGTGCTGTTCACCGTGCTGCTGCTCGCCGGTGTCATCAGCTTCCTGCGGATGGAGGTCACCAACAACCCCGACATCGACTTCCCCGCGGCGAACGTTACCATCATCCTGCCCTCGGCCGCCCCTGAGGAGATCGAGAACCAGATCACCCAGCGCGTCGAGGCCGCGGTGCGCGGCATCGAGGGGGTCGACGAGATCAACTCGAGCGTGAACGAGGGCTCGTCCAACACCTTCGTCCAGTTCGAGATCGGCACCGACACCGACCGCGCCGTCAACGACGTGCGCGATGCCATCAGCCAGGTCCGCGGCTCGCTGCCGCAGGGCATCCTCGAACCGCGCGTCAGCCGCGTCGACATCTCGGGCGACAGCCTCTCCTTCATCGCCGCGCGCACCACCGACATGACGCTCGAGGAACTGAGCTGGTACATCGACAATGACGTCAACCGGCAGCTCCTCGGCGTCGAGGGCATCGCCGAGGTCGAGCGCTATGGCGGCGTCGACCGCGAGATCCGCGTCATCCTGGACCCGCGCGCGCTGCAGGCGCAGGGACTGACCGCCGCTACCGTCAACAACCAGCTGCGCCAGCTCAACATCAATGCCGCCGGCGGGCGCACCGAGATCGCCGGCTCGCAGCAGTCGGTCCGCGTCCTCGGCAATGCCGAGACCGCCGCCCAGCTCGGCGAAACCCAGATCGCCACCGGCGGCGGGCGCACCGTGCGCCTGCGCGACATCGCCACCGTGCGCGATGCCTCGTCCGAACAGACCAGCTATGCGCGCATGAACGGCGAGGAAGTCGTCGTCTTCAACTTCAGCCGCGCCAAGGGCGCCTCCGACGTCACCGCCTATGACATGGGCTGGGAAGTGCTCGCCGAGATCGAGGAAAACGACCCGCGCATCGACTTCATCGAGATCTCGAACAACGTCGAATACACCAAGACCCAGTACAAGTCCTCGATGCAGGCGCTGATCGAGGGCGCGCTGCTCGCCGTGCTCGTGGTCTTCCTGTTCCTGCGCGACCTTCGCGCCACGATCATCGCCGCGGTCGCCATCCCGCTCTCGGCCATCCCCGCCTTCTTCTTCATGGACCTCATGTCCATCAACCTCAATTTCCTCAGTCTCCTCGCATTGGCGCTGGTAGCGGGGGTGCTGGTCGATGACGCGATCGTGGAGATCGAGAATATCGTGCGCCACATGCGCATGGGCAAATCGGCATGGCGCGCCAGCATCGATGCCGCCGACGAGATCGGCCTCGCCGTGCTCGCCACCACCGCGACCATCGTCGCCGTCTTCCTGCCCGTCGCGCTGATGCCCGGCATCTCGGGCCAGTTCTTCAAGAACTTCGGCTACACCGTCGTCCTCGCGGTCATCATGTCGCTCCTCGTGGCGCGCATGATCACCCCGCTCATGGCCGCCTACTTCCTCAAGGCCGGCGGCGAACAGGAACATGCCAACGGCCGCTTCATGCAGGCCTATATGAAGGTCCTGCGCTGGACCATCTCGTCCGAGAAGATGCGTGAAATCCGCGCCGGCCTCGTGGAGCCGCGTCCGGTCATGGCCGCCAAGGTCGTGCCCGCCGTCCTCGCCTTCGGCCTCGCTACCATGTCGGTGATGGGTCAGGCGTCGCAGGCCCCCGAGGGACAGGCGCCCGGCGCCTTCATGGCGATCATCAGCGGCACCGTTCAGTTCTTCGGCATCGTCGCCATCCTGAGCCTCCTGACCATCTTCATCGGCTGGATCTGGGGCAAGCTGCGCGGCTTCGAGAACAGTGCTTTCGCGGCTCGCTCTCAGTACCGCCTGCGCCGCATTGGCGCGCGCCTGCGCGATCATCGCATGGCGGCCGTCGCCGGTGGCGTCGCCACCATCCTCCTCACCGTCGTCCTGTTCGCCCAGCTGCCGATGCAGTTCAGTCCGCAGGAAGACCGCGACACCAGCTCGATCAACGTCGCGCTGCCGCCCGGCGCGACCATCGAGCAGACCGCCGCCATCACCGAGCGCGTGGCCGCCACGGTCGAGGATCATCCGCAGGTCGAGAATGTCTTCCAGCGCATCTTCACCACCCGCGCCTACATCAACGTGGTGTGGAAGAACGACCGACCGGCCGAAAGCTTCGTCTACGAGCGCGAAATCTCGCCCGAACTGGCCAAGATCCCCGACGCCCGCGTCAACTTCCAGTCGCAGGGTGGCGGCGGCCCCGGCGGGTCGGGCCAGGCGATCACCTTCTATCTCGGCTCCTCGGACCCCGAACTGCTCGAGAAGGCAGCCTATGACATCGCCGAGGAGATGAGCCAGCATCCGCAGCTCGTCGGCCCGCGCGTGGTCGGTGACGATATCCGTCCGGAAATCCAGATCACCCCGCGCTTCGACCTCGCGGCCGATCTCGGTGTCACCACCGCCTCGCTGTCGCAGACCATCCGCATCGCCACCATCGGCGAGGTGGAACAGAATAGCGCGAAATTCTCGCTCTCGGATCGCCAGATCCCGGTCAGCGTCTCGCTGTCCGAACAGGAGCGCGAGAATATCGACACGCTCCTGAACCTGCCGGTCCCGACCTCGAACGGTGGCTCGGTCCCGCTCAAATCGGTCGCCGACATCAGCTTCGGCGCCGGCCCGACCTCGATCCAGCGTACCGACCAGCAGCGCCGCATCGCCGTCGGCACCGACTTCTCGCCCGACCTCCAGCAGGGCGAGGCCTGGGCCATCGTCAACGGCCTCGAGAGCGTCCAGAACCTGCCGCGCGGCGTGCAGCGCCTCGAGCTGGGCGAGCAGAAGTGGCAGCAGGAACTCCTGTTCAACTTCGTCGTGGCGGTGGCGGCGGGCGTCATGCTCGTCTTCGCGGTCCTCGTGCTGCTCTACCGCCGCTTCCTCGCGCCGTTCGTGAACATGGGCTCGCTCCTGCTCGCGCCGCTGGGTGCCGCGGTGGCGCTCAACCTCGCCGGCATGCAGATCTCGCTGCCCGTCTTCATCGGTCTCCTGATGCTGCTCGGCATCGTCGCCAAGAACTCGATCCTCCTGGTCGATTTCGCGCTGGAGATGATGAACCACGGCATGGAGAAGGACGAGGCGATCGCGGAGGCGGGCCACAAGCGCGCGCAGCCGATCGTCATGACCACCGTCGCGATGGTCGCCGGCATGATCCCGATCGCGCTGTCGCTGCACGGTGACGGTTCGTGGCGCGCCCCGATGGGCGCCTCGGTGATCGGCGGCCTGATCTTCTCGACCGCGCTCACGCTGCTCCTCGTGCCGGCCTATTACAGCCTCGCCATCGACATGGAGAAGAAGCTCGCCCGCAAGTTCGGCGGCTTCGTCAACTCCAAGGACGAGGCCAAGCAGCTGCCCTATGGCGGCGAGCGTCCCCTGCCGCCGGGCAGCGACGGTCCCGCCCTTCCGGCAGCCGAGTAA
- a CDS encoding efflux RND transporter periplasmic adaptor subunit: MNRELAFEGNMALEDRSAAKRKRRIFLIGGLIVAAVLLAAYFAFGQGEEQAATGPRAAGAANGGQAPSVSVIVPGTTEVGRTIIASGTLAARRDQAVGVSGSGRVTRVLVEAGDWVRQGQLLASIERSVQSQTAQQQRAQIAAAQADADLAKGELERARALEERGFVSTADIERKQAAYDAAVARVAVAQAQLNQTRASIGLLDIRAPTSGLILERNIEVGQVVSPGTPQAFRMARGGEMEMRARLSQDDLSGVNVGMPALIIPTGTDKQFDGRVWQVAPVIDPASRQGEVRIAIPYDPAIRPGGFAEARIGAGATTAPLLPQSAVLADANGNYVFVVNADNEVERRNVTVASVDDRGVTISGGIDGSEQIVSRAGSFLTEGRKVSPVRESAR, encoded by the coding sequence ATGAACCGTGAACTCGCCTTCGAAGGCAATATGGCGCTCGAGGACCGTTCGGCTGCCAAGCGCAAACGCCGGATTTTCCTGATCGGCGGCCTGATCGTGGCCGCCGTCCTGCTGGCGGCCTATTTCGCCTTCGGGCAGGGCGAGGAACAGGCGGCCACCGGCCCCCGCGCCGCCGGCGCCGCCAATGGCGGCCAGGCGCCCAGCGTCTCGGTCATCGTCCCCGGCACCACCGAGGTGGGCCGCACGATCATCGCTTCGGGCACGCTCGCCGCGCGCCGCGACCAGGCGGTCGGCGTCTCGGGCTCGGGCCGCGTCACCCGCGTCCTCGTCGAGGCCGGCGACTGGGTCCGCCAGGGCCAGCTCCTCGCCTCGATCGAACGCTCGGTGCAGTCGCAGACCGCGCAGCAGCAGCGCGCCCAGATCGCCGCCGCGCAGGCCGATGCCGACCTCGCCAAGGGCGAACTCGAACGCGCCCGCGCGCTCGAAGAACGCGGCTTCGTCTCGACCGCCGACATCGAACGAAAGCAGGCCGCCTATGACGCCGCCGTCGCCCGTGTCGCCGTCGCGCAGGCGCAGCTCAACCAGACCCGTGCCTCGATCGGCCTCCTCGACATCCGCGCCCCCACCTCGGGCCTTATCCTCGAGCGCAACATCGAGGTCGGTCAAGTCGTCAGCCCCGGCACCCCGCAGGCCTTCCGCATGGCCCGTGGCGGCGAGATGGAAATGCGCGCCCGCCTCAGCCAGGACGACCTTTCGGGTGTCAATGTCGGCATGCCCGCGCTGATCATTCCGACCGGCACCGACAAGCAGTTCGACGGCCGCGTCTGGCAGGTCGCCCCCGTGATCGACCCGGCCAGCCGCCAGGGTGAAGTGCGCATCGCCATTCCCTATGACCCGGCCATCCGCCCCGGCGGCTTTGCCGAGGCACGGATCGGCGCCGGCGCCACCACCGCCCCGCTCCTGCCGCAGTCGGCCGTGCTTGCCGACGCCAACGGCAATTACGTCTTCGTCGTCAACGCCGACAATGAGGTCGAGCGCCGCAACGTGACCGTCGCCTCGGTCGATGACCGCGGTGTCACCATCTCGGGCGGCATCGACGGTTCGGAACAGATCGTCAGCCGCGCCGGCTCCTTCCTCACCGAAGGCCGCAAGGTTTCGCCCGTCCGCGAATCCGCGCGCTAG
- a CDS encoding GlsB/YeaQ/YmgE family stress response membrane protein: protein MLEEYSWFWWIVIGLIAGAIAKLIMPGKDPGGCFVTILLGIAGALLAGFLGKAVGWYDEGEGAGFIAAIVGALIILGIYRMVLKKR, encoded by the coding sequence ATGCTCGAGGAATATAGCTGGTTCTGGTGGATCGTCATCGGCCTCATTGCGGGCGCGATCGCCAAGCTCATCATGCCGGGCAAGGACCCGGGCGGCTGTTTCGTAACGATCCTCCTCGGGATCGCGGGCGCGCTGCTCGCCGGTTTCCTCGGCAAGGCGGTGGGCTGGTATGACGAAGGCGAGGGCGCGGGCTTCATCGCCGCGATCGTCGGCGCGCTGATCATCCTCGGCATCTATCGCATGGTGCTCAAGAAGCGCTGA
- a CDS encoding SIMPL domain-containing protein, which produces MKTLLMAALLGAAATGLPMQAGAQPGMAIEVGEDQTVLDLAVRGTSTRVPDVVNISAGVVTTAPTAAEALRQNSETMQRIVRALRQAGVKERDIRTQRINLNPRYDDRGGYENRKIIGYQAQNMVSVKFREIEQSGRILDVLVGEGANQIYGPNFELDDPAEALDEARADALEQARERAGLYAAALGKRVVRLAYFSEGGAQMPSPIVVTGSRIRMEAADAAPPVAPGEQEVGITLNLRYILE; this is translated from the coding sequence ATGAAGACATTGTTGATGGCCGCGCTGCTGGGCGCGGCGGCGACGGGCCTGCCGATGCAAGCCGGCGCGCAGCCGGGCATGGCGATCGAGGTCGGCGAGGACCAGACGGTGCTCGACCTTGCGGTGCGCGGTACTTCGACCCGCGTGCCCGACGTGGTCAACATCTCGGCGGGCGTGGTCACCACCGCGCCGACCGCGGCCGAGGCATTGAGGCAGAATAGCGAGACGATGCAGCGGATCGTCCGGGCTCTTCGGCAGGCGGGGGTGAAGGAGCGCGACATCCGCACCCAGCGCATCAACCTCAACCCGCGCTACGACGACCGGGGCGGCTACGAGAACCGCAAGATCATCGGCTATCAGGCCCAGAACATGGTCTCGGTGAAATTCCGCGAGATCGAGCAGTCGGGGCGGATCCTCGACGTGCTGGTGGGCGAGGGCGCCAACCAGATCTACGGCCCGAATTTCGAGCTCGACGATCCCGCCGAAGCGCTCGACGAGGCGCGTGCCGATGCGCTGGAGCAGGCGCGCGAGCGGGCCGGCCTTTATGCCGCCGCGCTGGGCAAGCGGGTGGTGCGGCTGGCCTATTTCTCCGAAGGAGGCGCGCAGATGCCCTCGCCCATCGTGGTGACGGGCTCGCGCATCCGGATGGAAGCGGCCGACGCGGCCCCGCCGGTGGCCCCGGGCGAGCAGGAGGTGGGGATCACCCTCAACCTGCGCTACATCCTCGAATAG
- a CDS encoding GlsB/YeaQ/YmgE family stress response membrane protein, whose protein sequence is MTWILIIIVGGILGWLASIVMRTDAQQGILLNIVVGIVGAILGGLLLAPIIGGASITTGDFSISALLVSLLGAIVLLAIVNLVRRGKVR, encoded by the coding sequence ATGACCTGGATCCTGATCATCATCGTCGGCGGCATCCTCGGCTGGCTTGCCAGCATCGTGATGCGCACCGACGCCCAGCAGGGCATCCTTCTCAACATCGTTGTCGGCATCGTCGGCGCCATCCTCGGCGGGCTCCTGCTCGCCCCGATCATCGGCGGTGCATCGATCACCACCGGCGACTTCTCGATCTCGGCGCTGCTCGTGTCGCTGCTCGGCGCCATCGTGCTGCTCGCGATCGTCAATCTCGTGCGTCGCGGCAAGGTTCGCTAA
- the sciP gene encoding CtrA inhibitor SciP produces the protein MLENQEIRPAQVIGPLGEPLTLDSLPPATTTRWVVRRKAEVVAAVAGGLLTVDEACERYDLSLEEFTSWQRAVDRSGMPGLRVTRLKQYRDQYERQQRF, from the coding sequence ATGCTCGAGAACCAGGAAATCCGCCCCGCCCAGGTGATTGGCCCGCTCGGTGAACCGCTGACGCTGGACAGCCTGCCGCCGGCAACCACCACCCGCTGGGTCGTGCGCCGCAAGGCCGAGGTCGTCGCCGCCGTCGCCGGCGGTCTCCTGACGGTCGACGAGGCGTGCGAGCGCTACGATCTCAGCCTCGAGGAGTTCACCAGCTGGCAGCGCGCGGTCGACCGCTCGGGCATGCCCGGCCTGCGCGTGACCCGCCTCAAGCAGTATCGCGACCAGTATGAGCGCCAGCAGCGCTTCTGA